CTCCGTCCACCCCACGGCGCCTAACACCACTCGCACCGCCCTGCCCGAAGTATTCATTTTGCCCATTGTCGATACGCATCGATGACTCAGCCCAACAACCCAAGGAACAGACAATGAAGTCAGCATTCACCAAGAGCCGTCCTCTCGCCGTTGCCGTCACCGCCCTCATCGGGCTGCCGGCCATGCTCTCCGGCTGCGGTACCGCCGCCTCATCATCATCCACGGAGTCAGTCTCGGAGATCTCCGTCATGGACTACTACAACAATGAACCTGACAAGACCTTCATCGGCGACGCCCTCACCGCCTGCGGCACCAAGGCCGGCGTCAACATCAAGCGGGAAACGGTGCCCGGTAAATCCCTGATCTCCAAGGTCCTTCAGCAGTCCTCATCCAAGACCTTGCCGGACGTGCTGATGCTGGACAACCCGGACCTGCAGCAGATTGCGGCCACGGGCGCCCTGGCTCCCCTGGCCGATTTCAACATCAGCACCGCCGACTTCGCCCCCGGCGTGCTCAGTGCGGGCACGTACAAGGACAAGGTCTACGGGCTGGCCCCCACTGTCAATACCATCGCCCTCTTCTACAACAAGGACATCCTGACGAAGGCCGGAGTGACCCCGCCGGCCACGTGGGACGAGCTGGAAGCGGCCGCCGCCAAACTGACGTCCGGGGACCAATACGGGCTGGCGTTCAATGCCAACCCCACTTATGAAGGCACCTGGCAGTTCCTGCCGGTCATGTGGTCCAACGGCGGCAACGAAAAGAACATCGACACGGAGGAAACGGCACAGGCCCTGCAGCTCTGGACCGACCTGGTGAAGGACGGCTCGGTGTCCTCCTCCGCCCTGAACTGGACGCAGGCCGATGTCAAGGACCAGTTCCTGGCCGGCAAGGCCGCCATGATGGTCAACGGACCGTGGCAGATCCCCTCCCTCGACAAGCAGGCCTCCCTGCAGTACGGCGTGGTGAAGATACCCGTCAGGGAGGCCGGCCAGACCGTTGTTGCCCCGCTCGGCGGAGAAGTCTGGACTGTTCCGCAGACCGGGAACAAGGCCCGGCAGGCCAAGGCCGCAGAGGTGGTCTCCTGCCTCAACAGCGACGAAAACCAGCTGGCCATGGCCAAGGTCCGGAACACTATCCCGTCCAAAACGACCCTGGCAGCCAAGTTTGCCGAAGAAAACCCAAAACTCGCCACGTTCACCGAACTTGTGAAAACCGCCCGCGCCCGCACGGGACAGCTGGGTGAGGAATGGCCCGCGCAGGCCACCAAGATCTACACCGCCATCCAGACGGCCCTCACCGGTAAGGCGACCCCGTCCGAGGCCCTGAAGCAAGCGCAGGGACAGTAGGCAGCGGCCATGTCACTGACAACTGATTTGTCGCAGGCGACACCTCCCAATGGAAAGGCATCCAAGGGAAAGCCGGGCGGATGGAGGGCCGGCGGCCGGCAGTCCGGCGGCGCCGGAAGGAAGGATACCTTTGCGGCGCCGCGCCGACGCAGCCGCCAGCGGCGGGAGCGCCTCTTCCAGTGGCTGTTCCTGGTGCCCGCGGTGGTCTACATGGCACTCTTCTTCGGCTACCCCGTGGTCAAGAACGTCGTCATGAGTTTCCAGGACTACACAACCGCCACGTTCTTCACCGGCGAGGCCCCGTGGGTGGGGCTGGCCAACTACGTGACGGTGCTGTCGTCGTCGTTGTTTTCCACCGCGTTGCTCAACACCGCACTGTTCACCGTAGGGTCCATCCTGGGCCAGTTCGTGATCGGTCTGGCGCTGGCGATTTTCTTCCAGCAAAAGTTCCCGCTCAACGGGATCCTCCGGAGCCTGCTCCTGCTCCCCTGGCTGCTGCCGCTGATTGTCTCCAGCGCCGTGTGGCGGTGGATCCTGGACAAGGACAGCGGTGCACTGAACCGCTTCCTGGGTGACCTGAACATCGTGGACACCGGGGTGCCATGGCTAACCAGCACGTCGCTGGCCCTGATCGCCGTCGTCGGCGTGAACATCTGGATCGGCATCCCGTTCAACCTGACTATCCTTTACGGCGGCCTGCAGGAGATCCCCGACGAGCTGTATGAGGCAGGCTCCTTGGACGGTGCCACGGGCTGGAAAGCATTCCGGCACATTACGTGGCCCATGCTCCGGCCGGTAGTGAGTGTGGTCCTGGTGCTCGGCGTCGTCTACACGCTCAAGGTCCTGGACATCATCCTTGGGCTAACAAACGGCGGACCGGCCAACTCGACACAGACGATCGCCACGCAGTCCTACGCGCTCTCCTTCCAGGAGTTCAAGTTCGGCGAGGGCGCCGCGCTGGGCAACATCCTGGTGATCATTTCGCTGGTGTTCGCGGTCCTGTATCTCCGTGCCAGCCGGCGAGCCGTTGATGAGTAAGGAAACCATGACGACGACAACAATCACCTCCCGCGCCGGCGGTCACCGGCCCGGCGGGCGCAAGGCGGCCGGCCGCAGTACCGGGCCGACCCCGGATCGCAAGAACTGGGGTGCCACGGCGCTGGCCATTTTCTTCCTGGCGGTCATGCTGTTTCCGGTCTACTGGATGGTCAACGCCTCGCTGCAGCCGAACGGCACCACCCTGGAAACATCCTGGCTGCCGCTGAAACCGGATTTCACCGGCTACGCCACCGCCATCAGCGAACAGGGCGGAAACCTGGGCACCAGCCTGGTCATTTCGCTCGGCAGCGTGGCGCTGAGTCTGGCCATCGCCGCTCCGGCAGCGTACGCCCTGGCCTACTTCAAGGTCCGCGGCGCCGGTATCGTGCTGTTCGCCATCCTGATCAGCCAGATGATCCCCGGAATCGTAGTGGCCAACGCCCTCTACACCGCCTACAACGACCTCGGCCTGCTCAACTCCATCCCGGGCCTCATCCTGGCGGACTCGGCGCACGGCATCCCGTTCGCAATCCTGATCATCCGTGCCTTCATGAACGGCATGCCGGCATCGGTGATCGAGGCGGCCCGGGTGGATGGCGCCGGGCACATCCGGGCGTTCTGGTCCATCGTGCTGCCGCTGAGCCGGAACTCGCTCATCACCGCCGGACTGTTCACGTTCCTGTTCGCCTGGAGCGACTTCCTGTTCGCCCTGACCCTGACCACCACCGAAGCTGTCCGGCCCGTAACGCTGGGAATCTTCCAGTACATCGGCGCCTACGTGAACGACTGGAGTTCGGTGATGGCCACGGCCGTGCTCGCATCCATCCCTGCCATCATCCTGCTGGTCGCCGCACAGAAATACATCGCCGCAGGCACAACCGGCGGCGCGGTCAAATAGGCCGTCTTCAACAACACTTACGAGGAGAACATCATGACTGACACCAAGCCCGTCCGCGTCACCGTCTGGAGCGAGAACCGCCACGAAAAGCGCGACGAACTCGTGGCCCGACTCTATCCCGACGGCATGCACGGCGCCGTCAAGGCAGGAATCGAGGAGAACCTCGGGGCCAAGGTCAGTGTCCGCACCGCCACTCTCGACGAACCCCAACACGGCCTTAGCGAGGAGGTCCTGGCCAACACCGACGTCCTGACCTGGTGGGGGCACATGTCGCACGGCGACGTGGAAGACGAGATCGTGGAGCGCGTGCACCGCCATGTCCTTTCCGGCATGGGCCTGATCGTTCTGCACTCCGGCCACTGGTCCAAGATCTTCACCAAGCTCATGGGCACCTCCTGCACCCTGCGCTGGCGTTCCGAACAGGACCGCGAACTTGTCTGGACCGTGGACCCCACCCACCCGATTACCAGGGGTGTACCGCATCCCATCGTGATCGACCAGCAGGAAATGTACGGCGAGTTCTTCGACATCCCCACCCCTGAGGAACTCGTGTTCATCAGCTCCTTCAGCGGCGGCGAGGTGTTCCGTTCCGGCTGCACCTTCCGCCGCGGCCACGGCAAGATCTTCTTCTTCAGCCCCGGCGACCAGGACTACCCCGTCTACCACCACAAGGACGTCCGGCGCGTCATCGCCAACGCCGTCGAGTGGGCTGTGACCGACCGCCCCGAACGCGCCTACCCCGAACTGCTGCGCTACGAAACGAACGACTTCTTCAACGGCAAGAGCTACCAGGGGGCCAACGCGTGAGCACGGACTTCGCCACTATTCCCGACGACGGAGCTCCCCTGCGCGTCATCGTCGTCGGTGCCGGCGGCATGGGCCGCGCCTGGCTAAACACGGTCCAGCAGTCGCCCCAGGTGGAACTGGCCGGCATCGTTGACCTCGACCTGGATGCCGCCCGCGCGGCAGCCGCCGCCATCGGGCGCCCGGACCTTCCGGTCGGCACCGGCACTGCAGCACTTGCGGCCGACGTCGGCGCCCGGGCCGTCATCAACGTGACAGTTCCTGCCGCGCACCACCCGGTCACCGCCGAGGCGCTGGCCGCCGGCCTGCCGGTCCTGGGCGAGAAGCCGGTTGCCTCCACCGTGTCACAGGGCCTCTCCCTCGCGGCCGCCGCCCAACTGTCCGGCCAGCTGTTTATGGTCAGCCAGTCGCGGCGCTACAACCGGCAGCTCTTCGAGGCGAAGCGGCTGGCGTCATCGCTGGGCAGCATCGGGATCGTGTCGGCCGAGTTCTTCAAAGCCCCGCATTTCGGCGGTTTCCGCGACGCCATGGACCACCCGCTGCTGTTGGACATGGCCATTCACCAGTTCGACATGGCCCGGTTCCTGCTCGACGCCGATCCGGTGTCGGTTTTCTGCGAGGAGTACAACCCGTCATGGAGCTGGTACCGCGGCGATGCCGGGGCCAGCGCCATCTTCGAAATGACCGGCGGGGAACGCTTCGTCTTCACCGGCAGCTGGTGCAGCCCCGGGCAGGAGACGTCGTGGAACGCTTCGTGGCGGATCAGCGGCGAGCACGGCACCGTGCTGTGGGACGGCGACAACGAACCCACCGTGGAATCGGCCAAACCGGCCGGATCGGCGCCGGGCGCCGACCCCGGCCAGGAGATCGCCGGCTCTCTCCGGGACTTCGTGGCAGCACTCCGCACGGGCGGCACCCCCATGGGTCAGGTTCACCGGAACATCATGAGCCTGGCAATGGTGGAGGCCGCCGTTCTCAGCGCCGCGACAGGAACCAGGGTTTCCGTCGATGGCCTGCTGGAAGAGTCCTACGCGGAGGCCATCCTGGCTGAGCGCGATCCGGGCGTGCTCGAGATCCTCAAAACCTGGCCGTCCGTCAGGGCCGCCTTGTAACTACTCAGAACATCGGCAGCAGGAACCCGGCAACCATGGCCGCCGCACCGATGCCGCTCAGGATCCAGCCGAGGACTCCGGCCGCCTCTCCGCGCACCTCCGGGGCACTGGTCCGCCAGCGGGTGGGCGTCTTCACCGCGTAGTGGATGGTGACGGCGTCCCCCGGGGCCATATGCCGGATGTCATACGGGGACATGGGCGCGTTGTGGACCTCGTGATGGTGGTCGTACCAGCGGAACCCCACGCCGCTCTCGTCGGAGTAGACCACGCCCTCCGACTGGGTCCACTGATCCTCGAACCGCCTCATCGTCTCCACCACCACCAGAAGAATGAGGCCGGCAGGCAGGCAAATCCAGGTCAGCACTTCCAGGATGGGGCCTGCAATGTCAAGAACTCCGGGCATGGTCACGATGCTACCGTTCCCGCGCATTCACGGGCCACATCCGTCGTCCGCTCCGGGGCGGGCCACGAGCCCGGCCGGCGTGCCACACTAAGGACTACGAACGGCGCACGCCTAAGGGAGCAACACACATGGTGACGGGGCAACGCACCCACCGGTTTGGCAAGGACAGGTGGCGCGGGAACGGCCTGTCCAGTGCGGACGTCTCCGAACGTGTCCGCGGGGGCCTGACCAACCTGGTTTCCAACGCGTCAAGCCGCAGCCTGTGGGACATCTTCCGTGCGAACGTCCTGACACTTTTCAATGCGATTGTGGCCGGCAGCTTCGTGCTGCTCCTGGCCTTGGGCCAGTGGCAGGACGCCCTCTTTGGCTTCGCCGCCGTCGGAAACGCCGTCATCGGGGTGGTCCAGGAGTACCGGGCCAAGAAGTCGCTGGACCGGCTTGCTGTGCTGAACTCCCCGCACGCACGGGTCCTGAGGGACGGCGCCATCCAGGACATTCCCACGGCCGAGGTGGTCCTTGACGACGTCATCCTGCTCTTCGCCGGAGACCAGGTGCCTGCGGACGCCACCGTGTTCGCCGCCAACGGTCTGGAAATCGACGAGTCCCTGCTCACCGGTGAATCCAACCCCGTGGACAAAGAAGCTGGGTCCGAGGCGCTGGCCGGGTCCAGTGTTGTGGGCGGTCAGGGCCGGGCGCAGGTTGTCCGGGTGGGGGACGACTCCTTCGCCGGCAAGCTCACGACGGCAGCCAAGCGTTTTTCCCTGGTGAACTCGGAAATCCGCACCGGCCTCAACCGGGTCCTGCGCTGGATCACATGGGGCCTCCTTCCTGTCATGGCTGTCGTTGTCAACGGGGAGATGCAAGCCCAGGGAGGCTGGAACCAGGCGCTGGCCACGGGTTCCTGGAAGACCGCCGCGGTCGGCGCCGTGGCCAGTGTCATCGCCATGGTTCCGCTGGGCCTGGTGCTTATGGCCAGCGTCGCTTTCGCCCTCGGCGGGCTGCGGCTCGCGCGCGACAAGGTCCTCATCCAGGAACTGGCAGCCGTGGAAGGGCTGGCCCGGGTGGACATGCTTTGCCTGGACAAGACCGGCACCCTCACTGAAGGACGAATCGTTTTCGACGGGATGCACGACGCCGGCGCCTCACCGGTGCAGGGGTGGAAGGAGGCGCTGGGCTGGTTCGGGGCCGACCCCGATGCAAACGCCACCGCCCGCTGCCTCGCCGCCGTCTACAAGGACGACGGCGTCCCCCGCCCGGTATCCTCCGTCCCCTTCGCGTCGTCCCGGAAATGGAGCGCCGTCAGCTTCACCGACGGGTCAGCGCCCGGCACCTGGGTGCTGGGCGCGCCGGAACTCGTCCTCGAGTCCACGACCCCGGGACACGTCCAGGCCCTGTCCTCCGCGGCCGGGCTGGCATCGTCCGGCCTCCGGACCCTGGTTCTGGCCCATGCCGGACAGCCCATGGCAGTCCGGGAAGCCGAGGAGGCAGCCCTGCCGTCCGTGCTGGTGCCTGCCGCGATACTGACATTCCGCGAAAAGATACGGCCCGACGCCGCAACGACCCTCGCCTACTTCCGGGAACAGGGCGTCGACCTCCGCATTATCTCCGGTGACGATCCGCGGACCGTGGCGGCAGTCGCCCGCGACGTGGGCCTGGACACCGCCGACGGCTACGATGCCCGCGACCTGCCGGAAGATCCCGAACTCATGGCGGACGTCCTGCAGGACCACAAGGTATTCGGCCGGGTTACCCCCGCGCAAAAGAAGGCCATGGTCTCTGCGCTGCGCAGCCGGGGCCACGTGGTGGCCATGACCGGGGACGGCGTCAATGATGCCCTCGCGCTGAAGGAAGCGGACATCGGGATTGCCATGGGCACGGCCGCCGCGGCCACCAAGGCCGTCTCCCGGCTTGTGTTGTTGGACGGGCGGTTCGACAGGCTTCCCGGCGTCGTGGCTGAGGGAAGACGGGTCATCGCCAACATCGAGCGCGTCTCGATGCTGTTCCTTGCCAAGACAGCGTATGCCATTGCCCTTTCGGTGGTCTTCGGCGGTTTGCTGTGGGGCTTTCCGTTCCTGCCGCGGCAGCTCTCCGCCACCGACGGGCTCACCATCGGCATCCCCGCTTTCTTCCTCGCGCTCATGCCCAACGCCCGGCTCTACAGGCCCGGCTTCCTCAAACGCTCCCTGACGTTTGCCGTGCCCGCAGGCCTCATCATTACCGTGGCCGTCGTTGCACTGAATACCTATGCCGCGATCGCAGGCGTGTACGGGGAGGATTCCGTGCGAACCGGGTCGGTCATGGTGCTCGCCCTGGTGGCACTCTGGGTGCTCGTGGTGCTTTCCCGGCCGCTGAACCGCTGGCGTCTCCTCATCGTCGCCTCAATGTATGCCGGCCTCCTCGCGCTGCTCACCGTCCCCGTCATCGCAGACTTCTTCGGCATCTCTTGGCCCCCGGACGAGCTCCGCAACGCGGCCCTGCTGGCGGCGCTTGTCGGGTGCGCCGCCGTCGAGCTCGTGTTCCGGTTACGCCGCCGCCTCAACGTTTGACAGTGCGCGGGCCGCGGCGCCGTGGACGCATAACTGTGTTTGGCACTACCCGGGGCCGGTTGCACCTAGGGTGGAGGGGCAACGGTTGGCATCCGCCCGCCTGCGACTGATCAACTGATTGAGGAAACAAACATGGGTTTGGGCGACAAGATCAAGAACGCTGCCGAGAAAGCAATCGGCGAGGCCAAGGAAGCACTGGGCAAGCTGACCAACAACAGCAAGCTTGAGACCGAGGGCAAGATTGATCAGGGCACGGCAGATGCGAAGCACGCAGCCGAGGACGTCAAGGACACCATCAACGACAAGTAGTCGTTACCCGATGGCCGGGGCGCGGAACCTTCCGTGTCCCGGCCATTTGGTGTCCGGGACACGGCTTGCCGGGACCTTCGCCCCTTCCATTTGAGGGCGTCCGCGACCAGTCTTGTCACATGGCAGCCTGCCCCGGGGGGAACCGACAACGGCGGGCAATGATCGGTACAGGCGGCGACAGCCATGGACGAGCCAGTGGTGCATATCAGCGGTTTCCGGATGGACTTCGCGGACACCACCGTGGTCCGCGACCTGTCCTTCGATGTCCGGGCCGGCGAGACGTTCGGGTTCCTGGGCAGCAACGGCTCGGGCAAGACCACCACCATCCGCGCCCTCCTGGGCCTCTACGAACCCACGGCCGGGGTCCTCCACATCAACGGCCGGCCCTTCAAACCCGAGCACGGCAGCAGGCTGGGCTATCTTCCGGAGGAACGCGGGCTCTACAAGAAGGAAAAGGTCATGGACGTCATGACCTACTTCGGCCGGCTCAAGGGAATGGACCGGCATTCGGCGCGGCAGTGGTCCCTGGCCTACCTCGACCGGGTGGACCTGGCCGGCAAGGCCGCCACCCAGGTGGACAAGCTCTCCAGCGGCGAGCAGCAAAAAGTCCAGCTCGGCGTCACCATCATGAACCGTCCGGAGCTCCTCATCCTCGATGAGCCCACCAAGGGCTTCGACCCCGTGAACCGCCGGCTGCTGATGGACATCATCGGGGAACAGAAGAACGACGGCGCCACGGTGGTCATGGTGACCCACCAGATGGAGGAGGTGGAGCGGCTTTGCGACCGCATCATCCTCCTGAAAGACGGCACGTCCGAGGCCTACGGCACCATCGATGAGGTGCAGAACAAATACGGCGGCCGGATCGTCCGTATCCGGCATGCCGGGCCCATACCTCCTTCACCCCATTACGAGGTGACGCTGGAGGAGACCAACTATGCGGAGCTCTCCATCACGGACGACAGCGACGAAGCGGCCATCCTGCGGGAACTCATGGACGCCGGCCTGGTCATCCGCAGCTTCACCACCACCAAAATCTCGATGGAGGACATCTTCATCCGCGTGTACGGGGACCGCACCCAGCCGCCGTCGTCCGTTCCCGGGCGCGCAGCCGCAGAGCGGGGTGCCTAGCCATGGCACAGCACAACCTTGGAACGGTCATCAGCTTCGAATTCGTGCGCACCGTCACCAAGGTGCGCTTCTGGATCGGCACGCTGTCCGTGCCCGTCATCATGGCGGTGGTGTTCGGGATGATCTTCCTCAGCAACACCAGCACCAGCACTGCCGCCGAGGCCCAGAAGAACGCCCAGTTCAGCATCTCCTACCTGGACGCCTCCGGCCTCATCACACCCGCCGACGCGGCCGCATTCGGCGCCGTTCCCGCGGCCTCGTCCGACGCCGGGATCCGGGCCGTGCAGTCCGGCGCCGTCGATGCCTACTTCGAGTTCCCCGCGCACCCCGAGACCACTGCGGTGAAGGCGTACGGCGCGGACCGGGGACTGTTCGAGAACGGCAAGTACGCCGCCGTCGCGCAGGCCATGCTGGCCCGCGCTGTGGCAGTCAAAATCGGCTCGCCCCAACTGTCCAGCCTTGCGTCGGGGTCGGCGCAGGTGGACACCGTCACCTACCAGGGGTCCGAGGTGTCCGGCGGCATGAATTCCGTGATCCCGCCGATGGCATTCCTGGTGGTTTTCTACGGACTGGTGGTGCTCCTTGCCGGGCAGATGCTGAACTCCACCCTGGAGGAGAAGGAGAACAGGGTCACCGAAATGATCCTGACAACGCTCAAGCCCACCACCCTCATCACCGGAAAGGTGCTGGCCCTGTTCATGGTGGGCCTGGTGCAGGTGGCCGTTTTCGCGTCCCCCATCCTGATCGGCGCCCTTTTCTATCGTGACGCCATGCGCATCCCCGAGTTTGACGCGTCGCAGCTCGTCTTCGACCCCCTGCGCATGACCGTCGGCCTGCTCATCCTCGTGGGCGGCTTCGCCCTGTTCACCACCACCCTGGTGGCCATCGGCGCCGTGATGCCCACCGCCAAGGAAGCCGGGAACTTCATGGGCGTGATGATCGCCCTGATCTTTATTCCGTTCTACTCCGTCAGCCTGGTGGTCTCCGAGCCGCACTCCCCGATCGTGCAGGTGTTCACCTACTTCCCGTTCTCCGCCCCGGTTACCGCGCTGCTACGGAACGCCTTCGGCTCACTGAACATCGTGGAGGCAGCCGTCGTGATCGCCGTCCTCTACATCGGGGCCGCCCTGATGCTCCGGATGGCCGTGCGGCTCTTCCAATACGGGTCCATCTCCTACACCTCGAAGGTCAGCATCAGGACCGCCCTCAAAGCTGGATCCCGGCATGCCGTGGCCGGCCCCGCGAAGCACCCGTCAGAGACGCACCCGTCAGAGACGCACGCGGCGGAGCAGTAGGCGGCGGAAAGGGGCGGGAGGCAGACCATGCGCCTGATATTCCTGGGTGACGTGATGCTGGGCCGCCTGGTGAACCGGCAGCTCAGGACCGTCCCGCCTGCCTTCCCCTGGGGCGATACCCTCCCCGTCCTGGCACAGGGGGACATCCGGTTCGCCAACCTCGAATGCGTCCTGGCCGACGGCGGGACGCCGCAACCGGGGAAAGTGTTCCATTTCCGCTCGGACGCCCGCAACGCGGCCGTCCTGGCCGCGGCGGGCATCGACGCCGTATCGCTTGCCAACAACCATGTGCTCGACTACGGGGCGGACGCCTTCCGGGAGACGCTGCCGGCGCTGGAACGCAGCGGAATCCTGCACGCCGGCGCGGGGCCGGACCTGGAGGCCGCGCAAAGGCCGGCGATCAGGCGGGCGGGTCCGGCCGCCGTCGGGCTCATCGCCTTCACGGACAACCAGCCGGACTGGGAGGCGGGTCCGGACCGCCCCGGGGTGTATTACGTGCCGGTGGCCGGGCGGCAGCAGGACGACAGAAGGGTCCATGACCTGCTGGCGCTGGTCCGCCGCACCAAGGCCAGGGCCGATCTGCTGGTGGTTTCGGCGCACTGGGGCGGCAACTGGGGAGCCGATGTGCCCTCCGGCCACCGGGACCTGGGACGGGCGCTGGTGGATGCCGGGGCCGACGTCGTGTTCGGACATTCGGCGCATATCTTCCGCGGCGTGGAACTCTACCGCGGCCGGCCCCTCATCTACAGCGCCGGCGACTTCATTGACGACTATGCCGTGGACCCCGGCGAGCGCAACGACCAGTCGTTCATCTTCTGCATGGAAACCGCAGGGATCTCGCCTGCCCGGCTGCAGCTCCATCCAACGGTCATCGCCGGGTTCCAGGCGCAACTGGCCGGTAGGGGCGCACGCCACATCGCCATGCGGATGAAGGGACTCTGCGCGCAGCTGGGAACGCAGAGCCGATGGATCGACGAATCGAACGTGCTGGAAATACCGGTGGACAGTTAGTCCCGTTTGTCCCGATCGGTGAATTCCTCATCGAGGTCGTAGTGCCTGAATTCGGTCTCCGGATTCGGTTCGCCCTCGGCCACGTATTCATAGTCCAGTTGGCGCTGGACCTGGCTGTCGAGGATCTGAAGATCCTTGTCCTCGACTTTGGTGAGGTCTTCCGGAAACTCGTCTTCCGGGGTGAGATGCAGCTTCTCGGTCATTTAGTGCCTCTCTTGGCCAGGAACTGGGTGCTGTTCTGGCAGCATCCTGGCAGTCCCCAGAATATCCGCACCTGGCGGCGGACGGAAGTCTGGCCGGCGCACGACTAGGCGGCGGACGGAAGTCTGGCCGGCGCACGACTAGCCGGCGGAGGACCGGGCCCGGGTCTTTCCGTGTTCCTCCCTCCGCCATGCCGAGGCGAAGAGCCCGCCGGTCCATCCGAGGACCAGCACAATGCCGGCCAGGGTGGGCAGGGTATTGGACACCGAGAAGCCCTCGGCGCCGATGATCCAGCCCTGGGCCAGGTAGGCCGCACCGGAGAGCACCATCAGGTACCCGATGACTCGGGAGATCCTGTGCGTGGCGGCGACTGAGATGCCGACGAGGATGAGCGCCGCTCCCAACATGAAGCTCTGGTAGCTCCGGACTCCCCACTCAAGCCACCGGATGTCCTCCGCGGCCGCGAAGCGCAGGGCTTTCTCCCCCTCGGCAGCGCCTGCCCAGGCATCCACGGCATGTTTGAGGGCCACGCCGTCCACGCCCTGCAGGACGCCGTAGAGCGCCAATGCTGCGACGGCTGCCGCAGCTCCCAGCCGGACTGTCCAGGCCGCCCGCCCGTGCCGCACGTTGAGGGCGTAGGCCAGCACCAGCAGTCCGCAGAGGATCAGCGCCATGCCGAGGAACTGCCCGAGGTGGACCGCAATCCAGATGTCACTGGCCGCATATTCGGCGAACGTCGCGGGGTGGTCGTTGGCGCTGGCCGCATCCGGGTGCTGGAGTCCGGACAGCAGCGACACAAGGACGCCGGCGAAGAGCAGCGTGGCGGACAGCCGCAGCTCGGGTCGGCGCAGCACGCCGTCGTCCGGGGAATCGTCCATGGCACTTGGTCCCTTCCGTCAGATCGCAGTTAGGGGTTTGCGGCCCGGAGCGGCCG
Above is a window of Arthrobacter sp. FB24 DNA encoding:
- a CDS encoding CapA family protein, which gives rise to MRLIFLGDVMLGRLVNRQLRTVPPAFPWGDTLPVLAQGDIRFANLECVLADGGTPQPGKVFHFRSDARNAAVLAAAGIDAVSLANNHVLDYGADAFRETLPALERSGILHAGAGPDLEAAQRPAIRRAGPAAVGLIAFTDNQPDWEAGPDRPGVYYVPVAGRQQDDRRVHDLLALVRRTKARADLLVVSAHWGGNWGADVPSGHRDLGRALVDAGADVVFGHSAHIFRGVELYRGRPLIYSAGDFIDDYAVDPGERNDQSFIFCMETAGISPARLQLHPTVIAGFQAQLAGRGARHIAMRMKGLCAQLGTQSRWIDESNVLEIPVDS
- a CDS encoding ABC transporter permease, which produces MAQHNLGTVISFEFVRTVTKVRFWIGTLSVPVIMAVVFGMIFLSNTSTSTAAEAQKNAQFSISYLDASGLITPADAAAFGAVPAASSDAGIRAVQSGAVDAYFEFPAHPETTAVKAYGADRGLFENGKYAAVAQAMLARAVAVKIGSPQLSSLASGSAQVDTVTYQGSEVSGGMNSVIPPMAFLVVFYGLVVLLAGQMLNSTLEEKENRVTEMILTTLKPTTLITGKVLALFMVGLVQVAVFASPILIGALFYRDAMRIPEFDASQLVFDPLRMTVGLLILVGGFALFTTTLVAIGAVMPTAKEAGNFMGVMIALIFIPFYSVSLVVSEPHSPIVQVFTYFPFSAPVTALLRNAFGSLNIVEAAVVIAVLYIGAALMLRMAVRLFQYGSISYTSKVSIRTALKAGSRHAVAGPAKHPSETHPSETHAAEQ
- a CDS encoding ABC transporter ATP-binding protein, yielding MDEPVVHISGFRMDFADTTVVRDLSFDVRAGETFGFLGSNGSGKTTTIRALLGLYEPTAGVLHINGRPFKPEHGSRLGYLPEERGLYKKEKVMDVMTYFGRLKGMDRHSARQWSLAYLDRVDLAGKAATQVDKLSSGEQQKVQLGVTIMNRPELLILDEPTKGFDPVNRRLLMDIIGEQKNDGATVVMVTHQMEEVERLCDRIILLKDGTSEAYGTIDEVQNKYGGRIVRIRHAGPIPPSPHYEVTLEETNYAELSITDDSDEAAILRELMDAGLVIRSFTTTKISMEDIFIRVYGDRTQPPSSVPGRAAAERGA